CTCTACGGCCGAACCAACATACTCTCCTACGAGCCGCAGTGGGCCAGCAGCCTAAAGCCAAGACAGACTGCGATTGCACTTTCGTTCGGGGCTACTTTCATCGTGCTGGGTGCTGTCCTCTTCCTCTTCTCGTTCCCGAACCCAGTAACTGGTTTCTCTCCCCTCTATTTCGAAATCGCCGCAGTTGTCGTTCTCATCGCCGCGCCGATCACTGGCGCCATCGCTGGAAATAGGCTGCAGGCGAAACAGGCTGCAAAGTAGGATCGCCACTGCCTTCGCCCCGGGAGCTATAACCAACTTCTTCAGCGTCCACTACGACCCTTCCAAGGACGGGAACTTCCGAAATGCGGGCGCCACCGGGGGTGGATACGTCCTTTCCAGGGGCGTGGTCACCAGAGCCAAATTCATCCCTGGGAGTCAAGAGCAAACCGAGATCATCGTGGACGGCGACCCCGCATACAGGGCGACAACGACGCGCAAGGCGGTCGAACTCCTCCTGGATGGGCATGGCCATCCCCGTGGTGGATTGGTCCTAGAGCAGTCGATGCAGATTCCCATCGGCTTCGGGTTCGGTGCGAGCGCAGCAGCTGCAATATCTGGGGTATACGCGGTCGCGGCTGCCCTGGGACTGAGGCTGCTCCCGAAAGACATAGCCTACCACGCTCACGTCGCTGACATCGTCCAGCAGACAGGCCTCGGCACAGTCTCGGTCACCTTCGAAGGGACAGGAGCAGGGGCCATAACCAAGGCGGGTGCTCCCGGGGTGTCCAAGTTCCTCAACGTCAATGTGCCAGAAGGGACGAGGCTTGTGACTGCCTCGCTCGCCCCGTTCAGAAAGAGCGACGCGCTCTCGAAACCTGATACGACCAGGACGATCAACAGACTCGGAGACGCGTCCCTGCGCAGGTTCGTGGCGGAACCGACCCTCGAGCGGCTTGCTACCGAGGGGGAGAGGTTCGCAGAGGACCTCGGCCTGATGACACCCAAGGTCCTTAGCCTGGTGAGGATGGCGAAGGATGCTGGGGCAAGTCACGCGAGCCAGAACATGATCGGGCACGCCGTCCACGCGCTCACCCCCGAAGGCCGTGCCGCGCGGGTCGTGAAAGCCTTCAGAGCATCCCCCCTCAAACCTCGGGTCGAGGTTCTGGAAGTCGGGATTCATCCCGCGCGGGTTCTCGAGCCCTTAAGGGAAGGTTAGCCCACGGTCAGCAGTTCCTTCGTGAACCTTGTCAGGACCATAGGTTTGCTTCCCGTTTTCACCGTATCTTCAATCCGAATCCCGTATCTGCCAGGCAGGTAGACCCCAGGCTCGTCGGTCACCACGTCGTTGGCGAGGAGTCTGCCCTTGCTCCCCCTCGCGATTGATGGCAGTTCGTGGATGTCGATGCCCACACCATGTCCCACGCTGTGGTTCAGGTACCTGTCGACCCCGTGCCTTTTCAAAACCCTGACTGCGGCCTCATGAACGTCTCCGCAGGGCGTACCCACTCGCACCAGGTCAAGCGCTGATTCCTGCGCCTCTAAGACGGCTGCGTAGTGCGCCCTCATCTCTCGGGTGGAGGAACCAACAGCGAAAGTTCGGGTCTCATCAGAATTGTAACCCTTGTACCTGAAGAAGATGTCCGCGACAACGAAGTCTCCCCTCCGGATCTTCCTCCCCGTGAGCTCGGAGTGCGGGAGCGCCCCGTTTTCCCCAGATGCCACTATGGCGGGGCTAAGGGCAGAGTCGGACCCCGACGGGGTAAGCTCGTTGGCAGTCGCCACCTTCATGACCTCGGCGGCTACCTCCCACTCTGTCCGTCCGGGCCTCAGCTCCCTGGTCAAGGCCTCGAACACCCTATCCAGCCCCCTGGACGCCGTCTCTATCCTCTCAATCTCCACCTCGTCCTTGGTCCTTCGTGCCTCGAGGAAGAGTGCGGGCTCGACCTTGAACCTGGGCGACCTTCTATTCATCCGGTCGTCGTCCACCACAGCGCCCCCCCTCTCAAGCTGTCTCATGAGGACCTGGGGGTCGTCCTTCCACCTCTTCGCGACGACCACCTCGACCTCTTCCCCCAACTCCGCGACCCTGTCGGCCTCCAGGGGGCTCGTAACGACCACCGTTTTGTCAGGGAGAACTATTGCGGCCCCGCTGCCCCAGAAAGAAGTCAGGTAGAAGATGTTGGCCCCCGTCATGGCGACAACCTGCTTCCCTCGAGCCAGGGAGAGCAGTCGTTTGCGCCTTTGGGCGTAAACCGTCAAGTTCTCGCTTTCCCAAACCAAGCGCTTATATTGCTTCTCAAACGTGTCACATGTTCGGGGCAATCCGAACAGTGACGTACATTCGCAGGCTAGAGATGAGAGGGTTCAAGTCCTCAGGCCCGCGAACTGCGGTCGTAAACTTCGAGAAAGGGTTCACAGTAATCACTGGGCCGAACGGCAGCGGGAAATCCAACATCGCAGACGCAATCACGTTCGCGCTCGGAGAGAATTCCCCGAAGGCCCTGCGCTCAGGCAACAGCAAGCTGTCCGGTGTGATATTCGACCCCAAGAAAGAAGACGCGCCTTCGCAGGGGAAGCCCACTTCATGCAGGGTCACCATTCAGTTCGACAATTCTGACCGTGAGGTCCCAGTCGACTCTGATCTCGTGACTGTTACGAGGGACCTGAAGGACGACGGCGACAACACCTACTACGTCAACGGGCGGAAGACGACCCGCTCCACCCTGACCGAGATACTCGACCTGGCTGGCCTTTCCCCGGGAGGCTTCAACATCGTCGCCCAGGGCGCCGCGACGAAGCTGGCGGACCTCAGTCCGGAGGAAAAGAGGAAGGTCATTGAAAGCGTGGTCGGCATCTCGAAGTTCGACGAAAGGAAGGCCGAAGCCCAGAGGCAGCTGGGCCAGGCAGACCAGAGGCTGGAGGTCGCGATGGCTCGCATAGGGGAGATGCGGAGCACCCTCGAAGGCCTGGACTCCCAGAGGACAGACCTGGCGAGGTACAAGCTCCTTGAAGACCAGATCAACTGGCTGACCGCGGTGCGGACATCGGGGAGGATTGGAGAGCTGAGGGAGAAAGTCTCCGCACTGAAGGCCCAGGAACAGGAGTTCGCCGGAAGGATCACCGACCTGTCTGCCCGCTTGGCAGTCCTCGAGAACAAAGTGGGAGAAGTGGAGAGCGAGAAGAACCGGTTCATCGTCGATATCATACAGGGAGGAGGTGCAAGCCAGATGGAACTGCAGTACGAGCTCCGGGACGTGAAGAACGAGCTCGAGACCCAGGAGGCTGACCTTCAGTCGGCTGAAAGGAACGTCGCCGACCTGGAAGCTGAAACCATCCCACAACTCAAACAGACTGTTTCAGCGAAGCAGAAGGAAGTCAACGCAGCCAACACAAACGTCAGACAGCTCACCGCAGAGATTTCCAAGCTCGACTCCCGCCACGCCGAATCGGCCGCCCGACTGAAAGAATTCTTCAACGCAGGGGAGGAGCTCCGCTCGACCATCGAAAGGAAAGGAAAGCAGTCCGCCCGGGTCCAGGTCCGACTTGCCGACCTGACCCCGAAGGTGAGCCAGGCCGACCTCGCCATAAACGCGGCCAGCGCGAACCTCGGCGTCGAGAGGAAGAGGCTCGACGAGCTCAAGCTCAGGGTCGACGGCTACTCGGAAGTGCTCAGCAAGCTGGAGGAGAACACGACGAAGCTCTTCGGGCTCTACGACGGCTCCACCAAGGAACTCAGCAAGATTGACGAGGACCTCTCGGGCGTCGAGAAGACGCGGGAC
This sequence is a window from Nitrososphaerota archaeon. Protein-coding genes within it:
- a CDS encoding Xaa-Pro peptidase family protein; protein product: MTVYAQRRKRLLSLARGKQVVAMTGANIFYLTSFWGSGAAIVLPDKTVVVTSPLEADRVAELGEEVEVVVAKRWKDDPQVLMRQLERGGAVVDDDRMNRRSPRFKVEPALFLEARRTKDEVEIERIETASRGLDRVFEALTRELRPGRTEWEVAAEVMKVATANELTPSGSDSALSPAIVASGENGALPHSELTGRKIRRGDFVVADIFFRYKGYNSDETRTFAVGSSTREMRAHYAAVLEAQESALDLVRVGTPCGDVHEAAVRVLKRHGVDRYLNHSVGHGVGIDIHELPSIARGSKGRLLANDVVTDEPGVYLPGRYGIRIEDTVKTGSKPMVLTRFTKELLTVG